In the genome of Mycoplasma nasistruthionis, the window ATGTATGCATTTACATAACTTATATAAGCATTTATGTTAGAAATGTCATTAAGCCTGTCTTTTAATTTTTTAGTACCTACATCATTAGCATCTGAACTTTCTTCAGCTTTAGATATTGAAGAAATTTCTATGTTTTCATAATTCTTCTGTATGTCTTTTAAAAAAGTAATTTGTTTTTTGATTTCATCATTTAAAACATGCTCATTCTCAGGAATTTGAATAAATAATTCGGAGTTTTTTAGGTATTTTCTGGTTTCATCTTTAGCTTCAACTTTTTTATTTTCAGTCATATGGCAACTACTTAAAAATAATGGTGTTGCACAAGTTAAAATTAATCATTTTCAATCTGTTTTCATGTCGCCTTCTTATATAAATAATTATTTAACTTTTTAAATTGAACAAATCAAAATCTTAAAATTTATAATCAATATTATGCAAAATTTCATTAAATCATTTATTTTTCATATTTTCATTTAAATTGTTTCTTAATTGTGTATATTAGTAGAAAAAATTTATACACATAACGCTATATGCTTGTTAACCGCATATGGCGTTTTATATTCTAAATTTGATTGCGGTCTTTCGTTGTTGTATCAACTAACGAAATTGTTAATTAGATTATACACTTTAGAAAATTTCATTTCAGCAGTATTGTAGAAATCAAAAAGTTCGCGCTGAAAAACTGAAAATAAATATTCAGATGGTCGATTTGCTAAAGAGTTACCTTTTGGTGACATTGATTGTTTTATATTATGTTTCTCTAAAAATTCTTTTAATTCATAATTAGCATATTCCAAACCATGATCACTGTGAAAAATTCGCGGACTAAAACCGTACTTTTCTAAAGTACTTTTTAAAAGATTTATAGTGGATTGAGCAGTTCTATCGTCAGATAATGTTCAACTAAGGATTGAATTAGAATAAGTTTCAGTAATTACATGTAAATATTTTCAACCGTCATTTACCTTAACAAATTTAATATCAGCATGCAGTTTTTCACCAAAATAATTTGATGAAAAATCTCCTCCAACTAAATCTTCAGTTCAAACCTTTTTAAACTTATCTTCTTTC includes:
- a CDS encoding DDE-type integrase/transposase/recombinase — protein: MQNKKSKKNPKEDKFKKVWTEDLVGGDFSSNYFGEKLHADIKFVKVNDGWKYLHVITETYSNSILSWTLSDDRTAQSTINLLKSTLEKYGFSPRIFHSDHGLEYANYELKEFLEKHNIKQSMSPKGNSLANRPSEYLFSVFQRELFDFYNTAEMKFSKVYNLINNFVSWYNNERPQSNLEYKTPYAVNKHIALCV